The nucleotide sequence GACTTCTGCCTTCTCCACTATACCAGTGAGCGGAAGACTTAATTTGATAGTactgtggtcactgttcccagtcggtttgacaacacttttgtctctctctcccgGGACCACTTAATCCTGAGTCTGTCGTGATCACTGTGTCCCACAATCCTTGAAACCCCCAAACCAGCTCTGCAACGTAGAACGCTGCTGAACACCACAGCTCTTTTTCAGGCACCCTGCAGTCACCAACTTCACCAGGGCTGGTAAATAATCAAAGCCAGCCCTATCAGGTAGGCCATGTTGCTACCAACCCTTCTGTCCACCCGTTTGGGCCAGGGGACTCTCAAACCTTACGTTGAACAGGCATGCTTAGGATTCCAAAGAGGCAAGTGTTAAAGGCCAAACTCTTTGCTTCTTGGAGCCCCAAGCAAAACAGCTAAATGGTAGCACATATCCCAAAGGCCAAGGTACTGGTTTTGCTAACCAAGGCTTACAATATGAggtggctttattaaaaatataaatgcatataaaagAGCAACATGAAAATCCTGAACCCAGAACACCCACAAGGCAGAGGCAGAAATCTCCAATAAAGATCCAAGGGCGGTTGCGAATTGAAGCACATGATGAAATACTGACTATTCCTAACACTAAGACACTTCGACAAAGCTTAGGATGGTTCTGACTCTTGTAAGAAAAGGCCTGGCAGCAACAGCGGAGGGGTCTAATAGCCAATCAGGAGACCTCTGGAAGGTGGACTATTCCAGGGACTCTTCCTGCCTTCTCATAGGTGCGCTCGCACAGCTGGGGACTCTTAGGTCACATTcgcaccagatatttattctgctattattccactttaaatactcatggcttcccccaaagaatcctgggaaatgtagtttgtgaagagggctAAGAGTTGTCAGGAGGCTCCTcttttcctcagagagctacaattccccgagtggtttaacaatcaatccctcttccaaggggactctcagaattgtagctctgtgaggggattaggcgtctcctgacaactctctctacccttctcaaactacatttcccaggattctttggaggaagtcatgacggtttgaagtggaataatagtggaataagtgtacagtgtgaatgcagcctgtgTATATGTGGATGTCTTAATCCTGAGCTCATGGCTCATCTAGTGAGGAAAAACTGCTTCTCAGCAGAAGGATATTACCCATAAGGCTGCATTCCAGGAGCAAGATGTTACCCAGAATTCTTCATGGCACAGCCATGTTTTCaggctgaaggaacaggttttctTGACAAAGTCCACAGTGGCCACCCCTCTGGTCAGTTGAATGGCcacctgttctagggcacagttatTTAGGATGTGTAGAAATTTCTCCTCTTGATTGTGACAGGAACGCACATGTTGCCAATCTGTGTAAGggcagttgaagtcacccattgctaCATTTTCTCTTTTGGGTACTCCCTTCATTTAATTTTCTTCTCAAGTTCACACTGACACATCCCCAGTGCTAAATTACAAGGCATTACAGATCTAAAGCATTGATGCAGAGTGGAGGTACCTTTCTGAATTCATCATTACCTGAATCACAAGGCTATCTGGGCATAAGCAATGTGTGAGCCTCACGGATGAGAAGACTGACTAAGTGCTCAAAGTAAAGAATGTTTACATTACTTTTTCCTTTGACAAGCAAAAGAATATAAGTTTGATACATTCCTAAGCTTAATTAAttagaatgcaccaggggagcagagacatggcctcctctctgagatattgcactgccctacaaatttgtaaatatgcaaataccatttgggttggtctttcacaatgcagtccacttcctgtgtagcttggaagaatttggtaacaggtaGATACTATGTGCTGCACTTGATGCCCTTTTGGACACAGGAGAATGGCCAGGTTGTACCCCTAAATCACCAGTTTGGGCCAACTCAAATCACATATCCACACCTCCAGGAGACAAAGGTCATTTCCAGATGATTCAAGGCCTCAATACAGCTTCACAATTAACATACATTATAgagtcacaagagtggctatatattgTAGCCAGCATGAGTttgtcacattctgccatgttgcaTGGAAAAtctcctccatgccattctgctgcttcccataggctcatttcaaaagaaaaccttactaaacatagtcctgaactcagaagcgcttgcttaacaactgtcttaagttttcatggcgatagacaaaacagtcagagagaatcaagagttcaaagtgtaaaaatagggaaaaaatccagagccctgttagacttttttctgtcagagttctcattccCCTTCCTACGGTTCCTTCCCACCAGCCCTTCTTCgctcccccttctccccatgcttagtttcacctatcctaagcatgattatacaggaataaatcccactgaactcaataagcatgcaaatgatcaaacctgtcctcctccccctcctgcctgctcccatccccctcctcccctctgccctccctcctcccccttctccatgctcactttcacctatcctaagcgtgattgcaggggagtacaacccatggaactcaataagcatgcaaatgatcaatccattctcaacgaacttgtacaggatcccatttcttacctcctggattaaaaagcagagaaattcactaattgccaaaacccttgctgtttaagaacatacctatagcccacagatatttctatcaaactttgaaaagcagggaaattgggcagctatagtgaatgcaccaggggagcaggagacctgacctcctctctgagatattgtactgccttacagatttgtcaaaaagcaaacacaatttgggttggtctttcacagtccaatccacttcctgtgtagcttggaagaagacACCCCTGTAGCTTCTGTGCCAACTCAGGCCTAACTCAAGTCAGGAATCCTCAACCAGAGTGTTTTATACAGAGGTCTAATACTTAAAACAGACCAAGAGAGCTCTGTAGCCATTATTATATGTTTCtatcatattatttattatattattatatgttTGCGTATGCCGATTTCAGCCTATTGTCCTAGATCTGTATGTATAATGTAAGCGATATGTAACATATGTGTATATACTGAAGCATGTTTCCACAAAactgatatattttaaaactccAACACAGGGCAGACACAACCAGTCCCCTCTTGCTGAAAGCGAGGTCCTTAATTTGCCCGAGTAGCCCAGAGGCTGGTGACCAGATACGGGCAGAAGCTGGAAGCTGATTGgacaatttatttaaaatacatcagcaatAGACCAGTGTGTGCATCTCAATTTAGGAAAGATGTGAGCATAAAGAAAGCAAAGAGAAATATCTTCTGGATATTTGAATGTAGAGAAGCAGGTCATTGTGTTTGATCCCTGATCCAATCATTTCTCTGTGCCTTGAAATCCTTAcaggtttttcctttttttttgttatATGCCCAAACAGGTGAAAGGCAGGAAAAAAGCATTATATGGATCCCTTTGTGGTGTCTTTGTAAACAAGCAAGCACAAAGTGGGAAAAGAGACATCTGGGAATAGAAGTGACTTAAAAGGCAGAAGGAAAATCAATGAAAGAGGAAATCCTGTACTTTGCAGGGCGCTGTTATTGATGAACTCTGGATCCCCTAGGAAGATCACtaagagaaaagaaagggaaagtgTCCAGTGTgggcaaaaatattaaaaagtaagCCAAAGTAAAATTGCGGCACCTACAGAGGGGAAAAACTATATCAATGCATGGAATGTGAAGAGTGTTTCAGACTCTTACCAGCTTACTtcacatgaaagaacccataTAGAACAGAAAGCATATGAGtacctggaatgtggaaagaggttcagcaTGACCtctcaccttactttgcatcaaagaacgcAGACGGGGAGAAATGATATGAATGcatgagtgtggaaaaagctccAGTCAGAAGGGCCACCTTACTCAACATAAATGTACGCATGCAGAGGAGAAACTGCATGAATACATGTAGTGTGGAAAGTCCGTCCATATAAGAACTCAGCTTACTTTATATCAATGAACCCATACAGGGAAGAAAACGTATATATCTACTGAATGCAGAAAGAGCGTCAGTATGAGAAATaagcttactttacatcaaagaacccacacaggagaaaaaccctaTAAATGTGCAGAGTGTGGAATAAGTTTCACTCAGAGGcatcaccttacttcacatcacagaacccacacaggggagaagccatataagtgtctggagtgtggaaagagtttcagttgtAGTCAAAGCCTAgcttcccatcaaagaacccacacaggggagaaaccatataagtgtctggaatgtggaaagagtttcagtcagagtAGTAGCCtttctttacatcaaagaatccacacaggagagaaaccgtataaatgcacAGAGTGTGGAAATAGTTTCAGTCAGAGCCAAAGCCTTACAtcgcatcacagaacccacacagggaagaagccatataagtgtctggagtgtggaaagagtttcagttgtAGAAATAGCCTAgcttcccatcaaagaacccacacaggggagaaaccatataagtgtctggaatgtggaaagtgttTCAGTCATAGTAGAAGCTtttctttacatcaaagaatccacacaggagagaaaccgtataaatgcacAGAGTGTGGAAATAGTTTCAGTCAGAGCCaaaaccttacttcgcatcacagaacccacacaggggagaagccatataagtgtctggagtgtggaaagagtttcagttgtAGAAAAAGCCTAgcttcccatcaaagaacccacacaggggagaaaccatataagtgtctggaatgtggaaagagtttcagtcagagtAGTAGCTtttctttacatcaaagaatccacacaggagagaaaccgtataaatgcacAGAGTGTGGAAATAGTTTCAGTCAGAGCCaaaaccttacttcgcatcacagaacccacacaggggagaagccatataagtgtctggagtgtggaaagagtttcagttgtAGAAAAAGCCTAgcttcccatcaaagaacccacacaggggagaa is from Rhineura floridana isolate rRhiFlo1 chromosome 3, rRhiFlo1.hap2, whole genome shotgun sequence and encodes:
- the LOC133381796 gene encoding zinc finger protein 665-like, with protein sequence MRNKLTLHQRTHTGEKPYKCAECGISFTQRHHLTSHHRTHTGEKPYKCLECGKSFSCSQSLASHQRTHTGEKPYKCLECGKSFSQSSSLSLHQRIHTGEKPYKCTECGNSFSQSQSLTSHHRTHTGKKPYKCLECGKSFSCRNSLASHQRTHTGEKPYKCLECGKCFSHSRSFSLHQRIHTGEKPYKCTECGNSFSQSQNLTSHHRTHTGEKPYKCLECGKSFSCRKSLASHQRTHTGEKPYKCLECGKSFSQSSSFSLHQRIHTGEKPYKCTECGNSFSQSQNLTSHHRTHTGEKPYKCLECGKSFSCRKSLASHQRTHTGEKPYKCLECGKCFSHSRSFSLHQRIHTGEKPYKCIECGKCFSQSSHLSSHHRTHTGEKPYKCLECGKCFSCSQNLTLHQRIHTGEKPYKCAECGKCFSCSRNLTSHQRTHTGEKPYECMECRKRFSDSRNLSSHQRTHTGEKPYKCIECGSSFSWSQSLTSHHRTHTGEKSYK